A window of Paraburkholderia sp. ZP32-5 genomic DNA:
GAGCGCACACGCGAAGACAATCACGCACTCGAAGTGCTCGACGCGATTCCGCTGCGCATGCCGTTTCGCGACAGCCAGTACGCCGATTCGCCGTCGATCAGCCAGATGGCCGCCGCGCTCGAGGAAACGATCTACCGCTCGACCGCCAACACGCTGCTGATGCCGCTCGGCCTCTACCACGACGATCACGCGCGCGTCTTCGAAGCGTGCTGCGAGCTGCTGCCGCGGCTCACGCATCTGGACTGGTTCGGCTACGAGGAAGCGATTCACCGGCGCACGCCGGGCGCGGTGCAGGCGCGCCTCGCCGATCTCGCGCAGCGCGGCATCGTCGCGACGCCGGCGACACCGGACGCCGGCCATACGATCGACGCGCAGCGCCGCGCGCAGATCAAGCGCGAGGCGGTCAGCGCATATGCAAGCCAATTGCGCGCGTTCGGCGCCGGCAACTACGACGACGTGTTCGCGGTCGAGCGTTACTGGCAATTGAGCGTCGGCCGCCATCGGGCGAAAAGATAGGCAAAAGTGGCCAGCAGGAAGCGTGGCCAGCGCCTACGCTAGAAGCGAAATAGCCGGCGTCGCGACAGATATGAGCGGCTCATGAATGGGCATGAGCCAAGGCAGCAGAAGCAGCAGAAACAGCAGAAACAGCAGAAACAGCAGAAACGCTGGAAGCAGCCTGAATCACCCAGAATCGCCCGCACGCGCCGGACCCGCGCTTTTCAACCGCAAAGGTGACGCAATGAGCTACGACATGCACACCAGCCCGATTCCCGACCCGAATGCCGATCCGAACCGCGATCCGGAAGCCGACCCGCTCGTGCCGCCGTCGCCGGGCCATCATGTCGAGGAGCCGCAGCGGCCCGACGGGCCGCCGGACAAGGATCCCGTGTGAGTGGTGCCGGCGGCGCAGTGCTTTCGTGCGCCGGCATCTTCCTTCGTGACGGGAAGCGACCGAGGCAGGCCGCGTGAATGGTGAATGCTGCTCATCGCCAGGCCGGGTCGATCAGGGCCCGGCGCGACGACTGGCATTTAACCGCGGGCCGAGGCGCCCGCGTGGGGCACCCGCGTAACGAGTCAATCAGCGCATCAACTCGCTAAACCCCTGCAGCAAACGATCGATATCGGCCGCCTGAATGTTGCCCATCGTCGAAATGCGGAACAGTTCCGCCGACAGCCCGCCCTGCCCCGCATAGATGACGAAGCCGCGCGCCTTCAGTTCGTCGTGCAGTTGCGGATAGGCGATGCCTTGCGGCAGCCGGTACGCGCGCAGCACCACCGACGACTGCTCCGCCGGCAACACACTGCCGATACCGCGCGCTGCAAGCCCCGCGCGCGCCTGCTCGGCAAGCGCCGCATAGCGCGCATGACGCGCGCGCCAGCCGCCTTCGTCGGCCAATTCGCGCAGCGCTTCGACGAGCGCGTAATACGCATGCACGGACGGCGTAAACGGCGTGTTGCGCTGATCCTGCAAGCGCGCGAGGCGCCCGAGATCGAGGTAGTACGTGCGGCTCGCCGCCTGCGCGAGCGCCGCGCGCCGCACCAGCACGAACGATGCGCCGGGCACGCCGTGCAGGCACTTGTTGGCGGTC
This region includes:
- a CDS encoding PIG-L deacetylase family protein, whose protein sequence is MSETTPRLFIVSPHFDDAVFSCGALLAAHPDAAVCTVFAAPPEHDMHTEWDQKAGFTSAREAIRERTREDNHALEVLDAIPLRMPFRDSQYADSPSISQMAAALEETIYRSTANTLLMPLGLYHDDHARVFEACCELLPRLTHLDWFGYEEAIHRRTPGAVQARLADLAQRGIVATPATPDAGHTIDAQRRAQIKREAVSAYASQLRAFGAGNYDDVFAVERYWQLSVGRHRAKR